Genomic DNA from Sulfitobacter sp. M39:
TCTATGTTGATTGGACAGCAAGCTAGTACCGTGCCAGCCAGTCAGAATTTTAATCACTTGGGGACGAGAAAATGAACCAGACAGCAGCTGCTTTGACAACCGATGCAAAAACAGCAATCGCCGATGCATTGAACCAATGCGTTGCGGAAACCGCCGTGACGACAATGCTGGCGCAAAACTTTCACTGGAACGTAAAAGGCATGGGTTTCGGCCCGCTGCACGACCTGTTCCAGAAAATCTACGAAGACCACTTTGTCGCGCAGGATGATCTGGCAGAGCGTATTCGCGCTCTCGATGTCCACGCCGAAGGGATGCTTGCGGGCATGCTGAAGCGGTCCAAGATCAACGAACACGATGGCCACGCCAACGACAAGGAAATGATCCGCATCATGATGGAAGCGCAGGAAACGCTGGCCTCCACCATCGCGGGCGCGGGCCAGTTGGCCGCCGACAACGGCGACACGCTGACAGAAGACCTCTGCATCGCACGCGGGACAGAGCACGAGAAATTCGCGTGGTTCCTGCGCGCACACCTCGCAGGCTAAATAGCCCATCCGCTGATCCCGTCAGCACCCAAAATCAAATCGCGGCTAGAGAAGCTTCTCGGCCGCGATTTTGCGTTTTGCCAGCTTCTTGCGATACGCCAGATCCCAATGGCTGTATTTGCCCAGACGTTCCTGTTGCGCAGTCAGCATATGGATAAAGCCCACGCGGTGGCTTTCTTTCTTCAGCGATTTGAACATGGATTTCTGCGCCTTGGTCATCGAACACCCGATGCAATGGCCTTCGCGTTTGAACTTGCACACGTCGATACAGGGGCTGGGTGTTTTTGCCATGGGAAACCTTGCTGATTGATCCGGCGGTTTGCCCCCTGCCCGTGCAGGGTGCCAGCGGTAGCCTATGCCAGCAAAAGCAAGGCCGCGCCAGTGGGGGCGCGGCCTTGGTCGTTCAAATCATCGTTTGCCGAAGGGTGATCAGGCGGGATCAGCACCAAAGACACCGCAGGCAATCCGGTCCCCCGCATCCCCCGAGGGTTGCGAGCTGTAATCATCCTGCCCGCCGTGGATAACAAAGGCAGCGCCGTCGTCATCCATCAGATGCTCTTCCACATTCAGGAACGGCAGGAACACTTCCTGCTCTACGGTGCCATCACTGCCCACCGTGACATTCGGCATATCACCGGGGTGTGGGCCACCGGCGGTCAACACGCCATGTTCGCGGTCGCCCGCGATATGTCCGCCAGCGGATTTAAACCCGTCGCCCGAACAATCACCGGTTTCGTGCAAATGCACCGCGATGCCCCCTGCGGGCAGGTTGGACAGCGACAGTTTTGCCAACGCCACGCCGGATTCGGTATCCTGGACCGTCACGGTCCCGACCTCTGCGCCCTCGGCATCCATAACCGGAGCGGTCGTTTCGGCGGCGAAAGCGGCGCTTGTCATCAGCCCGCAGGCCACGGCGGTGGTGAGTGCGAATTTCATTGGAATCTCCCTTTTCATGCTTGGGTTTGAACCGGCCAGCTGTGGTCGATTGGTCAAAGACCAACCCGCCGCATTTACCCAAAGTTCCAAGCCCCCACACCCACACGGCCAAACAACGCCCATCGGCAGAAGTTAGCCGCCCGCAGAAGGACGCGGAACCGCCGCGCCGCCTCTATCGTTTCAACTACAGGTAACCAACAACACAGGAGAGTTTCGACATGACGACGACATCACATTCTAGCCTCGTATCTTCCTCTGACGTGAATGGTACAAATGTTTACAGCCGCGATGGCACACATATCGGATCCATCGACCACCTGATGATCGACAAGCAATCCGGCAAGGTCGCCTATGCCGTAATGGGCTTTGGCGGATTTCTGGGCTTGGGCGAGGATCACCACCCCGTGCCGTGGGGCAAGCTTGAATACGACACCTCGAAAGATGGGTTCATGACGGACATCACCGAACAGCAGGTCAAAGGCGCACCAACCCGCAGCGACGGTTGGGTGACAGACCGCGAATGGGAACGCCGGACCCACGAACATTATATGGTGCCGAACTACTGGATTTGATCCACAGAAGTTGACCACCGTAGACCGTCCCCACATTGGGGGCGGTCTTTTTCTGTCACCGCCCTATATCCAACCCAACAGCTTTCAAGAGACCGGATTGCCCCCATGCCCAGTTCCGCCCCCTGCCCCCCTCTCCCGCACCCCTCTTGCGCGCAGGAGACACGCTGATGTGGGAAGATCTGCTGAACGAATTCTCCCTCGCCCCCAGCCTGCCCCTGTCGGTCGTTGTGGCACGCACCCTTGCGACGGTGGTATTCTGCGGGCTGATCGGGCTTGAACGCGAAACCTCCAAACGGCCCGCGGGTCTGCGCACCCATATGCTGATCGGCCTCGCGTCGTGCATCTACTGCCTGCTGACCCTCGCCCTGCTCGCCCGCAGCGCCGAATTTGGCGACACCATCCGGATGGACCCGCTGCGTATCATCGAGGCGGTGACCAGCGGCGTCGCTTTCCTTGCCGCGGGGCTGATCGTCTTTTCCCAAGGCAAGGTGCGCGGCCTGACGACAGGGGCCAGCATGTGGGTCGCCGCCGCCGTTGGCGTGGCTTGCGGCTTAGGCGAATGGACGATTGCGGGCATGACCGTGATCCTCGCCCTGATCATCATCGCGCTGGTGCGAAAGCTAGAGAAACACGCAGGCACCTATGAAGAGCACGACTAGTCGCGGCCATCGGCAGCAATGCAACAGTTTGTGACCCAAAAACACGCGCCCTTGTTTTACAACTCCCGCGAAATACCCTAGCTGCATAGCAAATTCATATGAGGAATATCACGATGAGCGTTCGGGTTTGGATTGCAGGCTGTGCCGTATTGGCGCTGGCTGCTTGTGCGGATGTACAGACCACCACTGACAAGATGACCAACGACCAAGGGTTTTTCACCGAACTGCCCGAAGGGGTGCGCCTGGTGGCTGCCAAGAACCAGGATCTGACCGCGGTTAAGATCGACCCCAGCAACGGATGCTACGTCTATCGCTACCGCGGGCCGGTCGAAACCACCTTCCTGCCCCTACGCGCCGACAATGGCCGTCCGATCTGCACCCAAACGATCGCGGCAGCTGCGGCGGGCTAATCGCGCCCCGCGTCTTGACGTGAAAAGGCCGCCCGAAGCATCTCGCTTCGGGCGGCCTTTTCATGTGTGCAAAGGTCCGGACTTAGGTCGCAGCCGTCACCAGCTCTTCCGGCGGGTAGAGGACAGCGCGCGATCCGGTGTTCACGTTCTCGTACAAGTCGTTGATATGCGCCATGATCATCCGCACACAGCCAGAGCTTGCGCGCCCGCCGATCGATTGCGGGTTAGGCGACCCGTGGATGCGCAGATAGGTGTCGCGGTTGCCGACGAAAAGATACAGTGCACGTGACCCCAAGGGGTTCTGCGGACCTGCGTCCATCCCATCGGCATGTTGTTCATAAAGCTCTGGATCGCGGCGGATCATGTTCTGCGTCGGCGTCCAGGTTGGCCATTTGGCCTTGCGTTTGATCGAATAGGTGCCGGGCTCGTACAGGTCACCCCGCGCAATCGCGACCCCATACCGCATGGCGGTGCCGTTGTCCTGAATGTGGTAAAGATACCGCGCAACCGCATCGACGTGGATATCGCCCGGCGTCAGACCGGGGTTCGCCTCTACCAGTCGGGGCAGAAAGCGGGGCGCGACGCCCCAGGGGTTCGTCGTTGCAGGATCGTAGCCCGCAGGCGTTACCTGCGCATCCCATGCGTCCCACATCGACTTGTCTGTCGTCGCAGCGGCGGCGAGACTGGGGGCCAGAGGGGCAGAAAACAACGCGGCAGCGGAGCTGGTGATAAAATGGCGTTTGGTCAGCATGCGTGCACGCTCCTATTTAGTTAGTGCTTGACGATGTAACCCCCAATAGCGCGACCCAGTTCCCAAGAACCAGTCACATGGCTGTGTGAGTTTGTTTCGGCCCGCGCAAACTAGACCGCCCCCGGCAGAAACGCCACGGCTAGTTTCGCCTTAATTTCATGCAAAAACTTGGAACATTCCCGCGGGGGAGGTGTTATTTTAACAAGTGACCAATCTTTTGGGGTTTGCATGTCCATGTATTCCAGACGATCAGTTCTATTCGGCTTCGGTGCCGCGGTCGGCCTTGCGTCCCTGCCGCGCCATGCCTTTGCCGCCCTTGATGGCACCCCCTTCACCTTCCTGTCCGATACCGAGGCCCGAAGCCTCGCGCTGCTGTGTGACACGCTGATCCCGCAGGACGATTTCCCCTCGGCCAGTCAGGCCGGCGTGGTCGATTTCATCGACCTGCAGCTCGCGGGCGGCTACGGGCGCGGCGAACGTCTTTATATGGACGGGCCCCACCCCCAAGGCACGCCCGAGCAAGGCTACCAATCTCCCCTACGCCCCGCCGATCTGTGGCGCGAGGGGCTGGCGGCGATGCAGACCGTCATCGGCCCGCTTGAAGGGCAACCGCAATCTGCGCTCGACCAGCTGATGACCGACCTGTCCGAGGATAGGCCCGCGCTTGCCGGTCGTGTCGGGGCCAAGACATTCTTTACCGAACTCCACGCCCTGACGAACCAGGGCTATTTCGCCGACCCGATCTATGGCGGCAACAAGGGCTACGCCGGTTGGCATATGGTCGGCTTCCCCGGGGCGTTCGGCTATTACACCGACACGGTCGACGACCACAATCGCCCCTACCCGCAGCCCCCTATGGGCATCGGACATCAACCGGGCACAAGCGACTTCAACTCAGAAAGGTAGATCATGGCACGGCGGCTGGCGAAAACAGATGTGGTCATCATCGGGGCCGGTTGGACGGGTCTGACAGCTGCATATGAGCTTGCCCATGCTGGCAAACGCTGTGTCGTGCTGGAGCGTGGATCCTATCGCCATGATGCCGATGATTTCGCCGCCCCCAAGGAACATGACGAGCTAAAATATGCGGTGCACCACGCGCATATGATCAACACCCGCAAAGAGACCCTGACCTTCCGCAACACTGCCAGCCAGCAGGCGCTGCCGATGCGCAGGCTCGGGTCGTTCCTGCCCGGTGTTGGGCTTGGCGGCGCGGGCATCCACTGGAACGGCCAGCTTTGGCGGCCCCTGCCCTCCGACCTCGAGATGCGGAGCCATTACGAAAACCGCTATGGGGCCGACTTCATCCCCGACGATCTGAATGTGCAGGATTGGGGCGTCACCTATGACGAGCTTGAGCCCCATTTTGATTTCTACGAGAAAATCTGCGGCACCTCCGGTACAGCAGGCCAGATGGCAGACGGCCCGCGTGAAGGCGGCAACCCCTTCGAAGGGCCGCGCAGCGCCGATTATCCCAACCCGCCCATGCGCCAGCCCATCGGCCCCACAAAATTCGACGAGGCGGCGCACAAGCTTGGCTATCACCCTTTCCCCATGCCCGCCGCCAACGCCACCAAGGAATACACCAACCCCTACGGGGCCAAGCTGCATCCCTGCACCTATTGCGGCTTTTGCGAACGCTTTGGCTGCGGCTACTATGCCAAGGCCGACCCGATCATCTGCGTTTATGACCAGATCAAATCCCACGAGAATTTCGAGATCCGCTATCAGGCACAAGTCTTGCGGGTCGAGAAGGCAGAGGACGGCAAGACCGCCACCGGCGTCACCTATCTGACCGACGCGGGCGAAGAGGTGTTCCAGCCCGCCGATATCGTCTGCATGAACGCCTATGGCCTGTGGAACACGCATCTGATGCTGGTCTCCGGTCTGGGCAAACCCTACGACCCGAAAACCCGCACGGGCACCGTGGGCCGGAACTATGCCTATCAGACGATGGCAGGCGTGAACGTATTTTTCGATGATCAGGTGGTGACCAACCCCTTTATGGGGGCGGGGGCGCTTGGCACGGTGATCGACGACTTTAACGGTGACAACTTTGACCACAGCGATCTGGGGTTTCTGGGCGGCGGCTATATCGCCTGCACGCAGACCAATGGCCGCCCGATCAACTACCAGCCCACGCCCGAAGGCACCCCCGCATGGGGGGCCGACTGGAAGCGTGCCGTGCGCGAGAATTACCTACACCACGCCAGCCTGACGGTGCACGGGTCGTCCATGGCGACGCCCGATAACTACCTTGACCTCGATCCCACATGGAAAGACGCCTATGGCCGCCCGCTGCTGCGGATGACCTTCAACTTCCCCGAAAACGACCGGCGCATGGCCGACTATGTGATGGGCAAGGCGCATGAGATCGCGCGCAACATGGAGAACGTGACATCCACCTCCGCCAGCAACCGCGCGGCAGAGGGCAGCGATTATTCCATCGTGCCCTACCAGACTACCCATAACACCGGCGGCACGGTGATGGGCACGGACCCGACAACCAGCGTCGTGAACCGCTTTGGCCAGATGTGGGATCATCACAACGTCTTTGTCTTCGGCGCGGGGCTGTTTCCGCAGAACCTTGGCTACAACCCCACGGGGCCGCTGATGGGCGTCGCCTATTGGACGCTCGAGCATATAAAGAACGACTATATCGCTAACCCGCGCCCCCTGATGGACGCCTAAAGCAGAGGAGCCGCCATGAATATCCCGCACCGCCCCCTGCTCTGCCTCGCACTCGCAGCCTTTCTGCCCGCGCTGGCCACCGCGCAGGCGATCCCTGCGGATCAGCCCTATGATACGGCGCGCGACCTGTTCAACTTGACGGTCGATACACCCCCCGACGCCGACACGCTGGCACGGGGGCAGGCGATCGCGCTGCAAGGCGCGGGCGATGTGCAATCCTGCGTGACCTGCCACAGCGTTGACGGTCAGGGTGACGGGTCGGGCAGTTTCCCGCGGCTGACCGGACAACCGGCGTGGTACCTTGACAAGCAGCTGGATGACTACGCCAGCGACGCGCGGCCCGACGACCTGATGACGCCCGTCGCGCAGTCCCTCTCTGAAGACGACCGCGCTGCGGTCAGCGCCTATTACGCCTCTCTCGTCGCGCCGCTGCGGGTGGCACGCGGGCAGGTCTCGATGCAAGACATCCAGAAAGGTGCCGCCATCGCGCGGGCCGGATCGCCCGCCAAGGGCCTGCCCGCCTGCACCAACTGCCACGGGCCCGACGGCACGGGCAACCCGCCCTCGGTGCCCTATCTTGCCGGTCAATACGCCAACTACATGGTCCTGCAACTGGACCGCTGGAAACGCGGCCAGCGGGACAATGACTTTGGCGGCATGATGTCGGCAATCGCCCGCAAAATGACCTCCGAGGATATGCGCGCCATCAGTGAATATTACGAGCGCGTGGCCAACCCGCTGACGACGAAAGACCCTGAATGACCCACCACGCCCCTTCCCCCGCACCGCAACAGAACCGGAGACCCCATGTTTGACTGGATCACCGGCCTGCTGGACGCCGCAGGCTATCTGGGCGTCGCGTTTCTGATGTTCGCGGAAAACGTCTTCCCGCCCATCCCGTCCGAGCTGATCATGCCGCTGGCGGGGTTTCTGGCCTATCAGGACCAGATGAACTTTGTCGGCGTGGTGATCGCGGGCAGCATCGGGTCACTGGCGGGCACCTACCTCTACTACATCATCGCGCGTAAGATCGGGCACGACCGCGTGCGGCACCTACTGGAAAAGCATGGCCGCTGGCTCACCATGTCCCCCGAGGATCTTGACCGCGCTTCGGACTGGTTCGACCGCCACGGCAATCTGGCCGTGCTCATGGGGCGCATGGTGCCCGCGATCCGCACGCTGATCTCGGTGCCCGCGGGGCTGACGCCGATGCATCACCTGCCGTTTCTGGCCTTCTCGCTGGCGGGTACGGTGATCTGGAACACATTGCTGACCGGGCTCGGCTACGCGCTCGGGTCGCAATACGATCTGGTCGCGGACTACATGAACCCCGTGTCCAACGTTGTCATCGGTGCCTTGGTGCTGACCTACATCTACCGCGTGATCCGCAAGAAAGGCGGCAGCGCAGAAAACACAGCCTAGCAACAGGAGCCCCCTTGCAACACCCTTGGCGCATCTATGCAATCGCCCCGGCCGCCCTGCTTCTGGCGGGCTGCGAAGGGCGTCAATCCGTGCTGGCCCCCGCCGGTCAGGACGCGGCGGATGTGCTGAACCTCTTTTGGGTGATGCTGGTCGGCGCGGTGATCCTGTGGACCCTCGTTGCAGTGCTGTTCATCTACGTCACGCGCATCAACCCCGGTGCCATGCGCCGCCGCACCGCCGAGATGCTGATCGTCGGCGGGGGCATCCTCTTTCCCGTGGTCCTGCTGGGGGGGCTGCTGATGTATTCCCTGCCGCTGATGGGACCGACCCGCGCCGAAGGGGACGGGCTGGTCGTGCGGGTCACCGCCGAACAATGGTGGTGGCGCGTCGAATACCAACAGCAAGGGGAGACCAGAACAGTCGTCTCGGCAAACGAGCTCCGCCTGCCCGCCGGCGCCCGAACCGAGCTTGTGCTGAACGCCCATCGGGTGATCCACTCCTTCTGGGTGCCGGCCCTTGGCGGCAAGACCGATATGTTCCCGGGGCGCGAAACCCGCATGACCCTCGCGCCCACCGATCCCGGCATCTACCGGGGCCAATGCGCCGAATTCTGCGGCGCCTCCCATGCGTTGATGGCCTTTGAAACCGTGGTGATGCCGCCCGATGACTTCGACCAATGGCTGAGCGCAGAGGCGCGCGATGCCAAGCCGCCCCAAGGTGCACTGGCCCAAGCGGGCGCGACCCTGTTCCTTGAGGAAGGCTGCGGCGCCTGCCACACCATTCGTGGCACCAAGGCCATCGGCAAAACCGGCCCGGACCTGACCCATCTGGCAAACCGCCACTCGCTGGCCGCAGGCACCCTGCCCCTGAACGCGCAGGCCATCGCCACATGGATCGGCCACACCGACACGATCAAACCCGAGGTCAATATGCCCACCTATGACTTCCTGTCCGACGACGACCTCGCGGCGCTCGCCGCCTATCTGGGGGGGCTGGAATGACCCGCAGATACCCCGATGTGCTGGACCCCCAAGGAACCTACCCCCCGACCGAGGATATGCTCGCCGAACCCGTCCCGCAGGATGTCCAAGAGGCGCAGAAAAAACGCCTGCGTGCGGCTTGGAAAACGCCGCAAGGCTGGCGCTACTGGTCGGCGGTGAACAACACCGAGGTCGGCATCTGGTACACGATGACCGCGTTCTTTTTCATGCTCTGTGCCGGTATTCTGGCGGTGCTCATGCGCACCCAGCTTGCCGTGCCCGAGAATGATTTCCTCGACGCCGACCGCTATAACCAGTTCTTCACCATGCACGGCTCGGCGATGATGTTCCTCTTTGCCGTGCCCATGTTCGAGGCGATCTCGATCCTGCTGCTGCCCGGTATGCTAGGCGCGCGCGACATGCCGTTCCCGCGGCTCAGCGCCTATGGCTACTGGTGTTTCCTGATCGGCGGCATCTTTGTCTTCGGGTCCATCCTGTTCGACTCCGCGCCAAAGGCGGGCTGGTTCATGTACCCCCCGCTCGCCACCAAGGAAGAAGGCATCGGCCCCGATATCTGGCTTCTGGGCCTCTCTTTTATCGAGGTCGCCTCCATCGCCGCGGCGGTCGAGCTGATCGTCGGCGCGCTCAAATGCCGCCCGCCGGGGATGCGCGTCAACATCATGCCGCTGTATGCGTGGTATGTGATGGTCGTGGGCGGGATGATCCTCTTTGCCTTCCCGCCGCTGATCGCGGGGGATTTCCTGTTCGAACTCGAACGTTCCTTCGATTGGCCGTTCTTTGATCCCGTCCGGGGCGGCGACCCGATGCTCTGGCAGCATCTGTTCTGGATTTTCGGCCATCCGGAGGTCTACATCATCTTCCTGCCCTCCATCGCGATCGCCGCGATGATCGTGCCCACCGTCGCACGCACGCCCATCGTGGGCTATTCGTGGATCGTGCTCAGTGCGGTTGGCACGGGGTTCTTGTCCTTCGGGCTGTGGGTGCATCACATGTTCACCACCGGCCTGCCCCAGATCAGTCTGGGTTTCTTCTCTGCCGCGTCCGAGGCCGTGGTGATCCCCACCGGCATCCAGCTTTTCGCCTTTGTCGCAACGCTGATGGTGGGACGGGTCAAGATGACCCTGCCGATGCTCTGGATCGCGGGCGCGCTGGCGATCTTTGTCGCGGGCGGTCTGACAGGGGTGATGCTGGCCATCGTGCCCTTCAACTGGCAGGCGCATGACAGCTACTTCGTCGTGGCCCACCTGCATTACACGCTGTTCGGCGGCATGGTCTTTCCGGTCATGGCGGGCGTCTATTATTTCTTCCCGTTCTTCCGCAAAAAGCTTCTGTCCGAAACCCTTGGCCGTTGGGCCTTCTGGCTGATCTTTGTGGGCTTCAACGTCACCTTCCTGCCGATGCATCTGACGGGGCTTAAGGGGATGCCGCGCCGGATCTTCACCTACCCGGGCAGCGCGGGCTGGGACTGGCTCAATATGATGTCCACCGTCGGGGCCTATATCACCGCCGCAGGCTTTGCCGTCTTCGTCTACGATCTGCTGCGGCCCAAAGCGTACCAAGGCCAGATCAAGCGCAACCCGTGGGGCGGCGGCACGCTGGAATGGGCCCATGATGTGCCCGAAGAGGCATGGGGCAACCGTTCGGTGCCCTATATCACTTCGCGCTATCCGCTGTGGGACCAGCCCAAACTGGTCGAGCGTATGGACGCGGGCCGCTACTATCTGCCCGACGCCCCCGAGGGCAAACGCGAGACGCTGATCACCTCGGTCATCGACGCGAAACCGCTGATGGTGCAGCGCGTCACCGGCCCCGCGTGGATCACCATGCTCGCCGCGTTCTTCACCGGCGGTGCGTTCATCTTCCCCACCTTCCACATATACGAACCCGCCATCGTCTGCGGCGCCTTCGCCATTGTCTGCGTGCTCTACTGGCTCTGGACCAGCACAGCACAGGTGCCGGATCAGGAGCGCAAGGACGTGGGCCTTGGCCTCAGCCTGCCGACCTACGCCTCCGGGCCGACCTCTGTCGGGTGGTGGGCGGTCTGGATCACGATGCTGGGCGACAGCACCGCCTTCGCCAGCCTCGTCTTCGGGTTCTTCTTCTACTGGACCGCGCGACCGGACTTTATCACCATCGGAGCGGACCACGCCACGGGTGCCGCCGTCGCGCTTGGGGTCACGCTGTTTGTCGTCTCATGGGCCGCGACCGTGCTCGCACGCGAGGTCAATAAACGCAGCCATATCACGCTGGCACGCATCGCATTGGCACTGGCGGCGATCTGCACCGCGGGCGGAGCGGGGCTGATCATCCTGTCGGTCCTCGACCTTGAGCCCACAACCCATGTCTACCCCGCCACCATGTGGGCGCTGATGGTCTGGCTGGTGGCCCATTCCCTGCTGGGAGTCATCATGCAGCTTTACGCGCTGGCAGGGTCGATATTTGGCAAGGTCACCCCACAATATGACGCCGACCTGTGCAACGTGACGCTGTTTTGGCACTTCATGGTGCTGACCGCACTGGTCACCGGCTTTATTCTGGGCGTGGCCCCAAGGCTGCTGGCATGAACCAGATCTCCACCGAAGAAGAGCAAGAGGAATTCCTCGAGGAACAAGACAGCCTCTGGCGGCTCGCCCTCAGCCCCACGCTTTGGGCGCTGCATTTCGTGATCTGCTACGGTGCCACAACCGTATTCTGCGCCGATCACATCCTCGGCGTGGATTACCTTGCCACCCTGCGCCTTGGCATCGGGATGCTGACCATAGGCATCTTGGCGGCGATCGTCTGGCTGGGCTGGGGTGCGTGGCGGCAATGGGATGTGGTGCGCGACCGCGAATGGGAAAACGACGCGGGCAATAACGAGGACCGCCACCAGTTCATAGGCCACGCGGCCTTCCTGCTGTCGCTGATCTCGGCGGTCGGGGTGATCTATGTCTCGCTCCCCGTGCTCCTGATCGCCAGCTGCGCATGACCCGCGTGGCGACATATCTGGGGTTTGCCCTGCTTGGCCTGCTCTGGCTGGTCCCGCTGGAACGGCTGACCGGTGCCGCCTTCCCCGTCCATATGCTGCGGCATATGGGGCTGGTCGCCGTGGTCGCTCCGCTGCTCGCCTTCGGACTGGGCGACCGGCTGCGCTGGCTGATCATCTCTCCGCTGATCGCGACGGTGCTTGAATTCATGGTGGTCTGGGCATGGCACCTGCCGCACCTGCACGGGGCGGCCTATCTGCTGCCCGCGGGCTTTGCGCTGGAACAGGGCAGCTTCCTGATCGTCGGTCTGCTGGTCTGGGTCAGCGCCCTGCGCGCGCACAACGGGCTGGCGGGGGCCGGATCGCTGCTGCTGACCTCCATGCATATGACTCTGCTCGGGGCGCTGCTGATCCTCGCCCCCCGCGATGTCTTTGCCGAGATTTGCGGCCGCGCCGCCGATCTTGGCGGGCAACAACTGGGCGGGCTGCTGATGCTGGGCATCGGCACACCGGTCTATCTGATCGCCGGATTGTGGCTGGTGGGCCGCGACCTGCGCAGCGCCGACCCCGCACCCCAAACGTAACGGAGCAAACGCAATGAGAACCGTGATCAAAACCCTGATCGTTCTGGCCCTGCTGGGGGCTGTCGGCGCGGTGACCATCGTGGGGCTGGGGCTGTTCAACGTCTCTGCCCGCGCGGGCCATATTCCGGGCGTGTCCTGGGTGCTGCACACCGCCTACCGTCAGTCGGTCAAACTCCGCGCCCCTGACGCCGAACAGGTGCCCGACCTGTCCGATCCCGATCTCGTCGCCCTTGGCGCGGGACATTTCGACAGCGCCTGCAGCTTCTGCCACGCCGCCCCCGACCGCATCCATTCCGCCACCGCCGACGCCATGTCGCCCGAACCGCCCCATATCACCGACGCCGTCGCCGACTGGCAGCCGCAACATCTGTTCACCATCGTCAAGGACGGCGTCAAGATGAGCGGCATGCCCTACTGGCCCGCCGAAAACCGCGAGGACGAGATTTGGGCCATGGTCGCCTTCCTCACCCATGTCCGAAAGATGGAGGGCGCGGGCTTTGACGCGCTGCTGGCGTCAGACGCAGCGGGCGACGACACCGCGCTGACCTATTGCGCATCCTGCCACGGCGCGACGGGCGACAGTAAAGGCAACGGCCATATCCCCCGCCTCGATATCCTCGAC
This window encodes:
- the coxB gene encoding cytochrome c oxidase subunit II; this translates as MQHPWRIYAIAPAALLLAGCEGRQSVLAPAGQDAADVLNLFWVMLVGAVILWTLVAVLFIYVTRINPGAMRRRTAEMLIVGGGILFPVVLLGGLLMYSLPLMGPTRAEGDGLVVRVTAEQWWWRVEYQQQGETRTVVSANELRLPAGARTELVLNAHRVIHSFWVPALGGKTDMFPGRETRMTLAPTDPGIYRGQCAEFCGASHALMAFETVVMPPDDFDQWLSAEARDAKPPQGALAQAGATLFLEEGCGACHTIRGTKAIGKTGPDLTHLANRHSLAAGTLPLNAQAIATWIGHTDTIKPEVNMPTYDFLSDDDLAALAAYLGGLE
- a CDS encoding c-type cytochrome, which encodes MRTVIKTLIVLALLGAVGAVTIVGLGLFNVSARAGHIPGVSWVLHTAYRQSVKLRAPDAEQVPDLSDPDLVALGAGHFDSACSFCHAAPDRIHSATADAMSPEPPHITDAVADWQPQHLFTIVKDGVKMSGMPYWPAENREDEIWAMVAFLTHVRKMEGAGFDALLASDAAGDDTALTYCASCHGATGDSKGNGHIPRLDILDEGYMQDAITAYRTGARDSGFMAHAATQLPPDALTRVIRHYAASSPDGPTPTAPLPPAELELMEQGAGVAAIGNIDAPSCASCHGPGLEQTKPGFPRISGQPRPYLAQQLKLWRDGTRGGGPRKELMEKAARNLSDAEIDALALYYSQLPAE
- the ctaD gene encoding cytochrome c oxidase subunit I; amino-acid sequence: MTRRYPDVLDPQGTYPPTEDMLAEPVPQDVQEAQKKRLRAAWKTPQGWRYWSAVNNTEVGIWYTMTAFFFMLCAGILAVLMRTQLAVPENDFLDADRYNQFFTMHGSAMMFLFAVPMFEAISILLLPGMLGARDMPFPRLSAYGYWCFLIGGIFVFGSILFDSAPKAGWFMYPPLATKEEGIGPDIWLLGLSFIEVASIAAAVELIVGALKCRPPGMRVNIMPLYAWYVMVVGGMILFAFPPLIAGDFLFELERSFDWPFFDPVRGGDPMLWQHLFWIFGHPEVYIIFLPSIAIAAMIVPTVARTPIVGYSWIVLSAVGTGFLSFGLWVHHMFTTGLPQISLGFFSAASEAVVIPTGIQLFAFVATLMVGRVKMTLPMLWIAGALAIFVAGGLTGVMLAIVPFNWQAHDSYFVVAHLHYTLFGGMVFPVMAGVYYFFPFFRKKLLSETLGRWAFWLIFVGFNVTFLPMHLTGLKGMPRRIFTYPGSAGWDWLNMMSTVGAYITAAGFAVFVYDLLRPKAYQGQIKRNPWGGGTLEWAHDVPEEAWGNRSVPYITSRYPLWDQPKLVERMDAGRYYLPDAPEGKRETLITSVIDAKPLMVQRVTGPAWITMLAAFFTGGAFIFPTFHIYEPAIVCGAFAIVCVLYWLWTSTAQVPDQERKDVGLGLSLPTYASGPTSVGWWAVWITMLGDSTAFASLVFGFFFYWTARPDFITIGADHATGAAVALGVTLFVVSWAATVLAREVNKRSHITLARIALALAAICTAGGAGLIILSVLDLEPTTHVYPATMWALMVWLVAHSLLGVIMQLYALAGSIFGKVTPQYDADLCNVTLFWHFMVLTALVTGFILGVAPRLLA
- a CDS encoding cytochrome c oxidase assembly protein, which codes for MTRVATYLGFALLGLLWLVPLERLTGAAFPVHMLRHMGLVAVVAPLLAFGLGDRLRWLIISPLIATVLEFMVVWAWHLPHLHGAAYLLPAGFALEQGSFLIVGLLVWVSALRAHNGLAGAGSLLLTSMHMTLLGALLILAPRDVFAEICGRAADLGGQQLGGLLMLGIGTPVYLIAGLWLVGRDLRSADPAPQT